One stretch of Bremerella cremea DNA includes these proteins:
- the aat gene encoding leucyl/phenylalanyl-tRNA--protein transferase: MVSRFFPPAEQADENDLVLVGGRLTSEWLLDAYRHGIFPWPMWGDWMPMTWFSLDPRAIIPLDGLYVSSRLKRTIRSGKFQVTCNKAFREVMLGCSKPRHLKDGTWITPAMIKAFCRLHGEGHAHSVEVWHEGELAGGIYGVSVGGAFAGESMFHNVRDASKVALVALVSHLNARGYQLFDIQQWTPHTGSMGAIEIDRSDYLALLKQLVDLPVTFGSELAPILP, translated from the coding sequence TTGGTCTCCCGTTTTTTTCCTCCCGCAGAACAAGCTGACGAAAACGATTTGGTGCTAGTCGGAGGCCGGCTGACCTCGGAATGGCTGCTGGATGCCTACCGGCATGGCATCTTTCCGTGGCCCATGTGGGGCGATTGGATGCCGATGACGTGGTTCTCGCTCGATCCCCGCGCAATCATTCCTCTGGACGGCCTTTATGTCAGCAGCCGCTTGAAGCGAACCATCCGCAGCGGCAAGTTCCAGGTAACCTGCAACAAGGCTTTTCGCGAGGTCATGCTCGGTTGCTCGAAGCCTCGGCACCTCAAAGATGGCACCTGGATCACACCCGCTATGATTAAAGCCTTTTGCCGGCTGCACGGCGAAGGGCACGCCCATAGCGTGGAAGTCTGGCACGAAGGAGAACTAGCAGGGGGAATCTACGGCGTATCGGTCGGCGGAGCATTTGCCGGCGAATCGATGTTTCACAACGTGCGAGATGCCTCGAAGGTGGCCCTGGTCGCGTTGGTTTCGCATTTGAATGCCCGTGGATACCAACTTTTCGATATCCAGCAGTGGACCCCACACACCGGCAGCATGGGGGCTATCGAGATTGATCGCAGCGATTACCTGGCACTGCTCAAGCAGTTGGTCGATCTACCGGTAACGTTTGGCTCGGAACTGGCACCTATCCTGCCTTAA
- a CDS encoding CinA family nicotinamide mononucleotide deamidase-related protein, whose product MFAEILAIGDELTSGQRLDTNTQWLSQRLEGLGIEVRFHTTIGDDLAANVQAFRIALSRAALVIATGGLGPTDDDLTRQALAEATGTELELDGESLEHIERRFSMRGRQMPPKNQIQAMFPQGSRVIPNPHGTAPGIDLAWASEGHTSRFIALPGVPAEMKEMWLATVAPSLAGQGTVRKIIRHHVVKCFGVGESHMEALLPDLIKRGREPRVGITVHQATISLRITATGESAEQCEAAIADTVQQIHAEVGDLVFGEGEVELQDVVMRQLLAQGKTIATVESSTAGMLAFWLGSVDERRAALVGGSILPLDALKSQEQVEQAAVAAREANQTDYALALGTYCDADSADQYAIALAGPEGVAAITSGLAGHPEIWGPRMAKQGLDLLRKKLLAY is encoded by the coding sequence ATGTTTGCAGAGATTTTGGCCATCGGAGATGAGCTAACCAGCGGACAACGTTTAGATACCAACACCCAGTGGTTGAGTCAGCGATTGGAAGGTCTGGGGATTGAGGTGCGTTTTCATACGACCATTGGCGACGACCTGGCAGCTAACGTGCAGGCGTTTCGCATTGCGTTGTCGCGTGCCGCTTTGGTAATCGCCACTGGAGGGCTGGGGCCGACCGACGACGACCTAACCCGCCAGGCGCTGGCCGAGGCGACGGGAACAGAGCTTGAGTTGGATGGCGAGAGTCTGGAGCATATCGAGCGAAGATTTTCGATGCGGGGCCGACAAATGCCGCCGAAAAATCAAATTCAAGCCATGTTTCCGCAAGGAAGCCGCGTGATTCCCAATCCCCACGGAACGGCTCCAGGGATCGACCTGGCTTGGGCGAGCGAGGGACATACTTCTCGTTTTATTGCTCTGCCGGGGGTGCCAGCCGAGATGAAAGAGATGTGGCTCGCGACGGTGGCCCCTTCGCTGGCCGGTCAGGGGACCGTGAGAAAGATCATTCGCCATCATGTGGTGAAGTGTTTTGGCGTCGGTGAGAGCCACATGGAGGCTTTGCTTCCCGATTTGATCAAGCGTGGCCGAGAGCCGCGAGTCGGGATCACCGTGCACCAGGCGACCATTTCTTTGCGAATTACGGCCACCGGGGAATCGGCTGAGCAATGTGAAGCGGCCATTGCCGATACCGTGCAGCAAATTCACGCCGAGGTTGGCGACTTGGTGTTTGGCGAAGGGGAAGTCGAACTGCAGGATGTCGTTATGCGGCAACTGTTGGCACAAGGAAAGACAATCGCAACGGTCGAGTCATCGACGGCCGGGATGCTCGCTTTCTGGCTGGGCAGCGTCGACGAAAGACGTGCCGCCTTGGTGGGGGGGAGTATTTTGCCGCTGGACGCATTGAAGAGCCAAGAGCAAGTCGAGCAAGCAGCGGTGGCGGCTCGGGAAGCCAACCAAACCGACTATGCGTTGGCCTTGGGGACGTATTGCGATGCCGATTCGGCAGATCAGTACGCGATTGCCTTGGCTGGACCAGAAGGCGTGGCAGCGATTACCAGTGGTTTGGCCGGCCATCCAGAGATTTGGGGACCACGTATGGCCAAACAAGGGCTCGACTTATTGCGCAAGAAGTTGCTGGCGTACTAG
- a CDS encoding YkgJ family cysteine cluster protein has translation MPARDSQSPVSPHITEVFHQASHDGRQLVEGLLRQQSESLDWIDDLRNLQAKFLNQSPQQAQRDCSAGCPACCMTAQVDATPIEAIAVSEYLKAYLDADALFAVKNRLTRVTKLRIAQQNAQAPQRPLACGMLGTDGKCMVYPVRPVICSGVFSLNQNECFKAEREANAGDFSQSIPLDKFALQATGGISGSLQRVLVEHGLDGNLYELSSAVLVALQVPDCLTHYLNQEDIFKNAICTDPHSPPRKRIVPAPKFLNRRVPRPA, from the coding sequence ATGCCTGCTCGCGACTCACAATCACCGGTATCACCGCACATTACTGAGGTATTTCATCAAGCGTCGCACGATGGACGCCAACTTGTGGAAGGGCTACTACGTCAGCAGAGCGAGAGCCTGGACTGGATCGACGATTTACGGAATTTGCAAGCGAAATTCCTGAATCAATCGCCCCAGCAAGCTCAGCGAGACTGCTCGGCTGGCTGCCCTGCTTGTTGCATGACGGCCCAGGTCGACGCCACTCCGATTGAAGCGATTGCGGTTAGCGAATACTTGAAAGCCTATCTCGATGCCGACGCGCTGTTCGCGGTAAAAAATCGCCTGACACGTGTGACCAAGCTGCGAATTGCCCAACAAAACGCTCAGGCTCCGCAGCGTCCACTTGCTTGTGGCATGCTCGGCACCGATGGCAAGTGCATGGTTTATCCGGTCCGCCCGGTGATCTGCTCGGGGGTCTTCTCCCTGAATCAAAACGAATGCTTCAAAGCCGAGCGCGAAGCCAACGCCGGAGATTTCTCCCAATCCATTCCCTTAGACAAATTTGCTCTGCAGGCCACTGGGGGGATCTCTGGCAGCCTACAACGTGTGCTTGTCGAGCATGGTCTGGACGGTAATTTGTACGAATTAAGCTCGGCCGTACTGGTCGCTCTCCAGGTGCCCGACTGCCTCACGCATTACTTGAACCAAGAAGACATCTTTAAGAACGCGATCTGCACCGACCCTCATTCCCCACCCAGAAAAAGGATCGTTCCGGCGCCGAAGTTCCTCAATCGGCGTGTTCCTCGACCTGCCTGA